A window of the Thermodesulfobacteriota bacterium genome harbors these coding sequences:
- the alaS gene encoding alanine--tRNA ligase — protein sequence MTSKEIRSKFLRYFESNGHTICESSSLVPYDDPSLLFVNAGMVQFKGVFLGIETRPYLRAVSCQKCVRAGGKHNDLENVGKTLRHHTFFEMLGNFSFGDYFKKEAIAYAWEFVTKELDLEKERICITVFKEDEEAEIIWKGMGIPSDRIFKLGEKDNFWSMGDEGPCGPCSEIHYDMGKNVGCRRPNCGVTCDCDRFLEVWNLVFMQWERKKNGEIKPLPKPSIDTGMGLERISAIMQGKIGNYDTDLFSPIIAKVEEISGRRYGQDEETDIAIRVIADHIRGATFIIGDGILPEREGRGYVLRRIIRRAMRYARKIGIDGNFLYSLSGVVVDLMGDIYPEIKQNHPHIAMVIKAEEDRFRETLTFGTKLYEEVSESIKKTGGKIIPGDIVYKLYDTYGFPLDLTMEMAKEDGLELDLEGFNRSLFEQKERSKEIAKAKKETIYRYDYSGIKEPTVFVGYDRLECPAKILMVLKDSIPCEELKEKEEGEIILDGTPFYAEGGGQVHDEGTLKTENGIVKVTHVKRIFQDVIVHRVRVERGFVRKGEIVSAAVDPLRRRDVSRNHTATHLLHYALRTVLGDHVRQKGSLVEKERLRFDFAHYKAIDPHELWKVEEIVNEKIMECEDVKIEIKPKEEAIRSGAIALFEEKYGQIVRVVKIGDFSAELCGGTHVKNTGEIGSFMILSESALASGVRRIEATTGRYALYHSRKDRETMREISSILGVEKQKLMERIQELTTALKEKEKQIETLKEAIVSQRVDEAIKEGYEIDGAKVVSVFVEDGEVEFLRKVSDMIRERSKNAIAIVGTRKEDRGIIVVAVSRGLENRYNAGEIVKKIAEKYGGRGGGSPNLAQGGIPGDRVKNAIKDKTLLESIQMRN from the coding sequence GTGACATCGAAAGAGATAAGATCGAAATTTCTTAGGTATTTTGAATCTAATGGCCATACCATCTGCGAAAGTTCTTCCCTTGTGCCCTATGATGATCCAAGTCTGCTATTTGTTAATGCAGGCATGGTTCAGTTTAAAGGGGTCTTTTTGGGAATTGAGACAAGACCTTACTTAAGAGCTGTTTCGTGTCAAAAATGTGTAAGAGCAGGTGGAAAACATAATGACCTTGAAAACGTTGGAAAGACCTTAAGACATCACACATTCTTTGAAATGTTAGGGAACTTCTCTTTCGGAGACTATTTCAAGAAGGAGGCCATCGCCTACGCGTGGGAGTTTGTAACTAAAGAGCTGGATCTGGAAAAAGAAAGGATCTGCATCACGGTCTTCAAAGAGGATGAAGAGGCTGAAATTATTTGGAAGGGGATGGGTATCCCTAGCGACAGAATATTTAAACTTGGGGAAAAAGACAATTTTTGGTCAATGGGAGACGAGGGTCCATGTGGCCCGTGTTCAGAGATCCACTACGATATGGGAAAGAACGTCGGTTGTAGAAGGCCCAATTGTGGGGTCACCTGTGACTGCGACAGATTTCTGGAGGTGTGGAATCTGGTTTTTATGCAGTGGGAGAGAAAGAAAAACGGTGAAATAAAACCCCTGCCGAAACCGTCGATTGATACGGGTATGGGACTTGAGAGGATTTCGGCCATCATGCAGGGAAAGATTGGAAACTATGATACGGATCTTTTTTCCCCAATCATTGCAAAAGTAGAAGAAATCTCTGGAAGAAGATACGGTCAAGACGAAGAGACTGACATCGCAATAAGGGTTATTGCAGACCACATAAGAGGGGCAACATTTATAATCGGAGATGGGATTTTACCGGAGAGGGAAGGAAGAGGCTACGTGCTGAGAAGGATAATAAGGAGAGCTATGAGGTACGCAAGAAAGATCGGAATAGATGGAAACTTTCTCTATAGCCTTTCAGGAGTTGTTGTAGATCTTATGGGGGATATCTATCCTGAGATAAAGCAGAACCATCCACACATAGCTATGGTGATAAAAGCGGAAGAAGATAGGTTTAGAGAAACATTAACATTCGGGACTAAACTTTATGAGGAGGTTTCTGAGAGCATAAAGAAGACAGGCGGAAAGATCATCCCGGGCGACATAGTTTACAAACTTTACGACACTTATGGTTTTCCTTTGGATTTGACGATGGAGATGGCAAAAGAGGATGGTCTTGAGTTGGATCTTGAGGGTTTCAATAGGTCGCTCTTCGAGCAGAAAGAAAGATCAAAAGAGATAGCAAAAGCAAAAAAGGAGACGATCTATAGGTACGATTACTCTGGGATAAAAGAACCAACAGTATTTGTCGGCTACGATCGGCTAGAGTGTCCTGCAAAGATTCTCATGGTTTTAAAAGATTCGATCCCGTGTGAGGAGCTCAAGGAAAAAGAGGAAGGGGAGATAATACTCGATGGGACCCCCTTTTACGCAGAAGGAGGCGGGCAGGTTCACGATGAGGGGACTTTAAAAACGGAAAATGGCATAGTGAAAGTTACCCATGTTAAAAGGATCTTTCAAGACGTCATAGTCCATAGGGTAAGAGTTGAGCGGGGCTTTGTTAGGAAGGGTGAAATAGTTAGTGCAGCCGTGGACCCTTTAAGAAGAAGGGATGTTTCAAGGAACCATACCGCCACCCATCTTCTCCACTACGCTTTAAGAACGGTTTTAGGCGATCACGTGCGCCAGAAAGGCTCTCTTGTCGAAAAAGAAAGGCTGCGATTCGATTTCGCCCATTATAAAGCTATCGATCCCCATGAATTGTGGAAGGTAGAAGAAATAGTGAATGAGAAAATCATGGAGTGTGAGGACGTAAAGATAGAGATTAAGCCAAAGGAAGAAGCTATCCGCAGCGGTGCTATTGCTCTATTTGAAGAAAAGTACGGTCAGATCGTTAGAGTGGTGAAGATAGGGGATTTCAGCGCGGAGCTTTGCGGAGGGACCCATGTGAAAAATACAGGAGAGATAGGATCATTTATGATTTTGAGTGAGAGTGCTCTCGCATCCGGAGTTAGAAGAATTGAAGCTACAACTGGAAGATACGCGCTTTATCACTCAAGAAAAGACAGAGAGACGATGAGAGAGATCTCATCCATCCTGGGCGTGGAAAAACAGAAGCTTATGGAAAGGATTCAGGAACTCACAACGGCCCTAAAGGAGAAAGAAAAACAGATTGAAACTTTAAAAGAGGCAATTGTTTCTCAGAGAGTGGATGAGGCAATAAAGGAAGGATACGAGATTGACGGAGCTAAGGTTGTATCCGTTTTCGTAGAAGATGGAGAAGTAGAATTTTTGAGGAAAGTATCGGATATGATAAGGGAGAGGAGTAAAAATGCTATAGCCATCGTTGGAACCCGCAAAGAGGATAGAGGAATAATCGTTGTTGCAGTAAGCAGAGGCCTTGAAAATAGGTATAATGCAGGTGAGATCGTAAAAAAGATTGCTGAAAAGTACGGAGGAAGGGGAGGAGGAAGCCCGAATCTGGCCCAAGGAGGAATTCCTGGCGATAGAGTGAAAAACGCTATAAAAGATAAGACCCTTTTGGAAAGTATTCAGATGAGAAACTGA
- a CDS encoding 1-(5-phosphoribosyl)-5-[(5-phosphoribosylamino)methylideneamino] imidazole-4-carboxamide isomerase — protein MRVLFAMDLLDGKCVRLTRGDYSQAKVYGEDPILMIEQMVNKGARDFHIVDLNGAKEGRPRHLEIIKAIRERVPGYMEVGGGVRTKEIVEIYKDLGVDGVVIGTKALIDPEFLPSVKGIGDITLSLDILNGKPMIMGWKKESGKDLEEIIKFAEECEVNYLLVTAIERDGTLSGPDFEVLSRVIGSTRIPVIGSGGVRTLEDVKLLLDMGAYGVVVGKAIYEGKIRIEEVTRFFSEN, from the coding sequence ATGAGAGTCCTTTTTGCTATGGATCTTTTGGATGGGAAGTGTGTGAGGCTTACAAGAGGAGACTACAGTCAAGCGAAAGTTTATGGTGAAGATCCCATTCTCATGATCGAGCAGATGGTCAACAAAGGAGCAAGAGACTTCCACATAGTAGATCTAAATGGCGCAAAAGAAGGTAGACCTAGGCATTTGGAAATAATAAAAGCTATAAGGGAGAGGGTTCCCGGTTACATGGAAGTGGGGGGCGGTGTAAGGACTAAAGAAATCGTAGAGATTTACAAAGACCTTGGTGTCGACGGCGTTGTAATAGGTACCAAAGCCTTAATAGACCCAGAGTTTCTTCCTTCCGTAAAAGGGATCGGAGACATCACACTGAGCCTTGACATCCTTAATGGAAAGCCTATGATTATGGGCTGGAAAAAAGAGTCAGGAAAAGACCTTGAAGAGATCATAAAATTTGCCGAGGAATGTGAAGTTAACTATCTTCTTGTGACCGCGATAGAGAGGGATGGTACCTTGTCAGGTCCAGATTTTGAAGTGTTATCAAGGGTCATTGGTAGTACCCGTATCCCGGTGATTGGAAGCGGCGGGGTAAGGACCCTTGAAGATGTGAAACTTTTACTAGATATGGGCGCATATGGTGTCGTTGTGGGAAAGGCTATCTACGAGGGTAAGATTAGAATAGAAGAAGTAACAAGGTTTTTCTCGGAGAACTGA
- a CDS encoding AAA family ATPase yields the protein MGVNFTAKGKAKGFDLANYQPLPVVYQLRYSILNKVKNGEDPLPDIQGRESVKRDVLIALLSGANPYLVSEEGTGKTRLAKSLTKLLLPIPVIRGCPYNDDPKWPPRLLCPRCRNTKDPVKKFGIEIVPGFKRFSRVQGNEYTNEAKLLGLKDIQAIAQGKSPSDPRVFTGTGIFRANRGILFIDELPAIRTKVQVILHPVLEEKKAILEEYNWEHPLDLVLIATGNPQGFSHVNEVPRPLLDRLELIYMDLPAKEVEEEIMLKEKFKIEIETQVSEEDGLPLYPAIDELDRKSIVPWWIMELINETVRQSRVSPLLERKASIRATIRALDHTYGSVELDGRRVASLKDAATGLSLALRGRMALRADLVDFDNPKESLRKSDELSEYLLCKSIESFPYRIEVEKDRFSEELDSILKDDFTHITERLKFYPEVLRAVEEIKRVAKDKINDDWNKNEKEIVLFPEKVDEKTLDEYNYSALELVANLAWHRNLASRSIEQRFFVPRMGSFQKR from the coding sequence ATGGGTGTTAATTTTACCGCAAAGGGCAAGGCTAAGGGTTTCGATTTAGCTAATTATCAGCCCTTGCCTGTAGTTTACCAACTTAGGTACTCAATCCTAAATAAGGTCAAAAACGGAGAGGATCCCCTACCCGACATTCAGGGCAGGGAATCGGTAAAAAGGGATGTCCTTATAGCGTTACTTTCTGGTGCAAATCCGTATCTCGTTTCGGAGGAAGGAACTGGAAAGACTAGACTCGCTAAAAGCTTAACTAAGCTCCTTCTACCCATTCCTGTCATCAGGGGTTGTCCGTACAACGATGATCCAAAATGGCCTCCGAGATTACTATGTCCCAGATGTAGAAACACAAAGGATCCGGTTAAAAAATTTGGGATCGAGATTGTACCAGGATTTAAAAGATTTTCAAGGGTTCAGGGAAACGAGTACACAAACGAAGCGAAGCTTCTAGGTTTGAAGGATATACAGGCCATAGCACAGGGCAAGTCCCCGTCTGATCCAAGAGTATTTACTGGAACTGGAATATTCAGGGCTAACAGAGGAATCCTTTTTATCGACGAACTACCAGCAATACGGACAAAGGTGCAGGTTATACTCCATCCCGTACTTGAGGAAAAGAAGGCGATTTTAGAGGAGTACAATTGGGAGCACCCTCTAGACCTTGTGCTTATCGCTACGGGTAACCCTCAGGGGTTTAGCCATGTGAACGAGGTACCTAGGCCACTTCTAGACAGATTGGAGCTCATATATATGGATTTGCCTGCCAAGGAAGTTGAAGAAGAGATAATGCTTAAGGAAAAGTTTAAAATAGAAATTGAAACTCAAGTATCCGAAGAAGACGGTTTACCTTTGTATCCAGCAATTGATGAGCTCGACAGAAAAAGCATCGTTCCCTGGTGGATAATGGAACTCATAAATGAAACGGTAAGGCAGAGCAGGGTTTCTCCCCTTCTCGAGAGGAAAGCTTCCATTCGCGCAACCATACGGGCCCTCGACCATACTTATGGATCTGTTGAACTGGACGGAAGGAGGGTTGCTTCACTGAAAGATGCTGCAACTGGGTTGAGTTTAGCCTTAAGAGGGAGAATGGCCCTTAGAGCAGATCTTGTCGATTTCGATAACCCGAAAGAGAGTTTGAGAAAGAGTGACGAATTGTCTGAATATCTCTTATGTAAAAGCATAGAGAGTTTCCCATACCGGATTGAAGTCGAAAAAGATAGATTTTCAGAGGAGCTAGATTCCATTCTCAAAGATGATTTTACCCACATAACCGAAAGACTTAAATTTTATCCTGAAGTTTTGCGTGCCGTTGAGGAGATTAAAAGGGTCGCAAAGGATAAGATAAATGATGACTGGAACAAAAATGAAAAGGAGATTGTCCTTTTTCCCGAAAAAGTGGATGAGAAAACTCTTGACGAGTACAACTACTCAGCCCTCGAACTTGTCGCTAATTTGGCCTGGCATAGGAATTTGGCCTCCCGCTCAATTGAGCAACGCTTTTTTGTTCCGAGAATGGGAAGTTTTCAGAAGAGGTAA
- the thpR gene encoding RNA 2',3'-cyclic phosphodiesterase, producing MRAFIALDLPDRVKTYLQTVIRTLSEKEEETRWVKSGNQHLTLKFLGEIEEGLKEKIIAVLKSSTQGFPSVRVRLNRIEGFPDSKKARVVVITLAYGVDELKKLFEILEEGLSKIGFEKERREFVPHITLGRRKIAKALPGNIRIEPIEFVLEDLVFYKSTLTQNGPIYEPIWKVKLTERGGENAER from the coding sequence TTGAGAGCTTTTATAGCCCTCGATCTACCGGACCGAGTAAAAACGTACCTTCAAACTGTTATACGGACGCTATCCGAAAAAGAGGAGGAAACTAGGTGGGTAAAAAGCGGAAACCAGCATTTGACTCTTAAGTTTCTCGGGGAGATAGAGGAGGGTTTGAAAGAAAAGATAATAGCGGTATTAAAAAGTTCTACTCAAGGTTTTCCTTCCGTGAGAGTGCGTTTAAATAGGATTGAGGGATTTCCGGACAGTAAAAAGGCGAGAGTCGTTGTTATCACCTTAGCTTACGGAGTCGATGAACTAAAAAAACTGTTTGAGATTTTAGAAGAAGGACTCTCCAAGATCGGTTTTGAGAAGGAACGTAGAGAGTTTGTTCCCCATATAACGTTAGGAAGGAGAAAGATTGCAAAAGCGTTACCTGGCAATATTCGTATTGAACCGATCGAGTTCGTATTGGAAGATCTCGTCTTCTATAAAAGCACTCTCACACAGAATGGACCTATCTACGAACCTATATGGAAGGTAAAACTGACAGAAAGGGGTGGTGAAAATGCCGAAAGATGA
- the hisI gene encoding phosphoribosyl-AMP cyclohydrolase — protein sequence MEEEIKQLISLIKWDRDGLVPCVVQDFETKEVLMLAYMNEDALLRTIETKKAHYYSRSRKRLWLKGEESGHTQEVKGLFIDCDNDAILLLVEQKIAACHTGYYSCFYRTFEGGLKVVGRKVFEEEKVYGKSK from the coding sequence ATGGAGGAAGAGATTAAACAATTGATAAGCCTCATCAAGTGGGACAGAGACGGACTTGTTCCTTGTGTGGTCCAGGATTTCGAAACGAAAGAGGTTCTCATGCTGGCATACATGAACGAAGATGCGCTATTGAGAACAATAGAGACGAAAAAGGCCCATTACTATTCAAGATCGAGAAAAAGACTTTGGCTCAAAGGAGAAGAGTCAGGACATACCCAAGAGGTAAAAGGGCTTTTCATTGATTGCGACAACGACGCAATCCTCCTTCTTGTGGAGCAGAAGATCGCAGCCTGCCACACTGGCTACTATTCCTGCTTTTACAGAACGTTTGAGGGGGGGTTGAAGGTTGTTGGCAGAAAAGTTTTCGAGGAGGAAAAAGTTTACGGAAAATCGAAATGA
- the nikR gene encoding nickel-responsive transcriptional regulator NikR gives MSNIVRFGVSLEKDLLEKFDALIESRNYTNRSEAIRDLIRQELIKQEWLEGDEVAGAITLVYDHHKRDLLNKITDIQHDFQGIIISTQHIHLDHNNCLELIAVRGNPVQVQKLADKLRSIKGVKHGTLSMTTTGKNL, from the coding sequence ATGTCGAATATAGTTAGATTTGGGGTCTCATTAGAAAAAGATCTTTTAGAAAAGTTTGATGCTCTTATTGAGTCTAGAAACTATACAAATAGATCTGAGGCTATACGGGACCTCATAAGGCAGGAGCTTATAAAGCAGGAATGGCTTGAGGGTGATGAGGTTGCCGGTGCGATAACCCTCGTTTACGATCATCATAAAAGAGACCTTTTAAATAAGATAACGGATATCCAGCACGATTTTCAGGGCATAATAATCTCTACTCAACATATACATCTCGATCACAACAACTGTTTGGAACTCATAGCAGTGAGGGGAAATCCCGTCCAAGTGCAGAAACTTGCAGATAAGTTACGTTCCATAAAAGGGGTAAAACACGGAACCCTAAGCATGACAACAACTGGAAAAAACCTATAG
- a CDS encoding phosphatidylglycerophosphatase A, whose translation MKRLAKDFLSLGPLGYFPYFPGTLASLLICLLLFFLRSDSPLIFEISVLFVLSSLTVVSVLTSDLKEKDPRFVVMDEVIGMYLTVLNHTPCAFNLFVGFILFRFFDIMKPYPLKKIEKLPGALGILADDILAGLYANLSLCLIERLSRNVL comes from the coding sequence ATGAAAAGGCTCGCAAAGGACTTTTTAAGTCTTGGTCCTTTGGGGTACTTTCCGTACTTTCCGGGCACCCTCGCTTCTTTACTTATCTGTCTTTTGTTATTCTTTTTACGTTCCGATAGTCCTTTAATTTTTGAGATTTCTGTTCTATTTGTCCTTTCTTCCCTTACAGTCGTTTCTGTTCTTACTAGTGACCTAAAAGAGAAGGATCCACGCTTCGTAGTCATGGACGAAGTTATAGGTATGTATCTTACAGTATTAAATCACACCCCTTGCGCGTTCAATCTCTTTGTGGGATTCATTCTTTTTAGGTTTTTTGATATAATGAAACCGTACCCACTAAAGAAGATTGAAAAGTTACCGGGGGCTTTAGGCATACTCGCCGATGATATACTTGCTGGTCTTTACGCTAATCTATCCCTCTGTTTGATAGAACGTCTTTCGAGGAATGTCCTGTGA
- a CDS encoding CinA family protein: protein MKLEERIGKILTEKGLKIAISESCTGGLVGHLITNVSGSSNYFEASLVTYSNESKWKFLNVDKEVLDEKGAVSEEVAVLMAKGVRKATGVDIGLSVTGIAGPTGGTKDKPVGLVYIGLSVKEGDLVRKFLFSGERMEIKEKAAYETLNLLLDYLEGRLF, encoded by the coding sequence GTGAAGTTAGAGGAGAGGATCGGAAAGATTCTGACTGAGAAAGGATTAAAGATTGCAATTTCAGAGTCGTGTACGGGCGGACTTGTCGGGCACCTTATCACTAATGTGAGTGGGTCCTCCAACTACTTCGAGGCTTCGCTTGTAACGTACAGCAATGAGTCGAAATGGAAATTTCTAAATGTGGACAAAGAGGTCCTCGATGAGAAGGGTGCCGTAAGCGAAGAAGTGGCTGTTCTTATGGCTAAAGGTGTACGAAAAGCAACGGGGGTGGACATCGGTCTTTCTGTTACAGGAATTGCAGGGCCTACTGGAGGTACAAAAGATAAGCCTGTAGGATTGGTCTACATTGGGCTTTCTGTCAAGGAGGGAGACCTAGTAAGGAAGTTTCTTTTTTCGGGTGAGAGGATGGAAATAAAAGAAAAAGCTGCCTACGAGACACTCAACTTACTTCTGGACTATTTGGAAGGAAGGTTATTTTGA
- a CDS encoding PAC2 family protein, with protein sequence MRIGNFEVEDLAETPKDPIAIAALWPWIDVNNVGTAVLREIRNRYNARLIGRLATPGLFYDFTRYRPQIELEDEIKGMSIPNTTVYLARREGNKDLILIRMREPHSHAELFVRSVLKLLTVFGVKTYIVVGSMYDAVPHTRPLIVNGYGMGESAKEIVRKNGVLSISYRGPSSIVNMVTKKAYESGIETMVFIVSIPQYVILDEDYAGKLRLIELLSRIIDIPVDQDDYIKVLEQKSIIGENVDRSPEIKAILPHLEKMYDTRVKVAGREGTLELSPEMEELLWKTMGKDVGKA encoded by the coding sequence ATGCGGATAGGAAACTTTGAAGTAGAAGATCTTGCTGAAACTCCGAAAGATCCCATTGCAATTGCAGCTCTTTGGCCCTGGATAGATGTAAACAACGTCGGAACTGCTGTGCTTAGGGAGATAAGGAACAGGTACAATGCACGGCTTATTGGAAGATTGGCTACTCCGGGGCTCTTTTACGATTTTACGAGATACAGGCCCCAGATAGAACTGGAAGATGAAATCAAGGGAATGTCGATTCCTAATACAACGGTTTATCTGGCCAGAAGGGAGGGCAATAAAGACCTGATTCTTATAAGGATGAGAGAGCCCCATTCTCATGCTGAACTTTTTGTTCGATCCGTCCTTAAGCTTTTGACGGTATTTGGGGTAAAGACGTACATCGTTGTGGGGAGTATGTACGATGCGGTTCCTCATACAAGGCCTCTGATAGTCAACGGATACGGTATGGGAGAGAGTGCAAAGGAGATAGTGAGAAAAAATGGAGTTTTGTCCATAAGCTATAGGGGACCGTCAAGTATAGTCAATATGGTCACAAAGAAGGCCTACGAGTCGGGAATAGAAACGATGGTCTTTATAGTTTCTATACCTCAGTATGTAATCCTCGATGAGGACTATGCAGGAAAATTGCGACTGATTGAACTATTAAGCAGAATAATCGACATTCCGGTAGATCAGGACGACTACATAAAAGTGTTGGAACAAAAGAGCATCATCGGAGAAAACGTCGATAGATCTCCGGAGATAAAAGCTATACTTCCCCATCTTGAGAAGATGTACGACACGCGGGTAAAGGTTGCAGGAAGAGAAGGTACCCTGGAACTTTCTCCGGAGATGGAAGAGCTTCTGTGGAAAACTATGGGTAAGGATGTGGGGAAGGCTTAA
- the recA gene encoding recombinase RecA, translating into MPKDEQTNKIKALEMAVTQIERLFGKGSIMKLGERASVDVPVVSTGSLALDIALGIGGLPRGRVTEIFGPEASGKTTLALQVLSEIQKKGGIAAFIDAEHALDVKYAKKIGVNTDELLISQPDTGEQALEIAEILVRSGAVEGLVIDSVAALVPRAEIEGDMGDAHMGLQARLMSQALRKLTATISKSMTTVIFINQMRQRIGVQFGNPETTTGGNALKFYSSIRLEIRRVSAIKDGQEVIGARTRVKIVKNKLAPPFKEAEFDMIFGEGISREGDIVDLGVELGLIERTGTWYSYGETRLGQGRDNAKEFLKRHPEVAREIENKILAHYGLLRSEA; encoded by the coding sequence ATGCCGAAAGATGAGCAGACGAACAAAATCAAGGCACTTGAGATGGCGGTTACGCAGATAGAACGACTCTTTGGGAAAGGTTCGATAATGAAGCTCGGTGAAAGGGCAAGCGTCGATGTGCCAGTCGTTTCAACAGGCTCACTGGCCCTCGATATCGCTTTGGGGATAGGAGGCCTACCTAGAGGGAGAGTAACCGAAATATTCGGACCTGAAGCGTCGGGAAAGACGACTTTGGCTCTTCAGGTTCTAAGCGAAATTCAAAAGAAAGGCGGGATAGCCGCATTTATCGATGCTGAACATGCACTCGATGTGAAGTACGCAAAAAAGATAGGAGTGAACACAGACGAACTTCTTATCTCTCAGCCAGACACTGGGGAACAGGCTTTAGAGATCGCTGAGATCCTTGTGAGAAGCGGTGCGGTTGAAGGTCTTGTGATAGATTCAGTGGCTGCCCTCGTGCCAAGAGCTGAGATTGAAGGGGACATGGGGGATGCGCATATGGGATTACAGGCTAGACTCATGTCTCAGGCACTCCGCAAGCTGACTGCAACTATAAGTAAGTCTATGACCACGGTAATATTCATAAATCAGATGAGGCAGAGAATAGGCGTTCAGTTCGGGAACCCTGAAACAACGACCGGAGGAAATGCACTGAAATTCTATTCTTCAATAAGACTCGAAATAAGAAGAGTGTCGGCCATAAAGGATGGACAGGAAGTGATAGGTGCGAGAACCCGGGTAAAGATAGTCAAGAATAAACTTGCGCCGCCCTTCAAAGAAGCTGAATTCGATATGATTTTTGGGGAAGGAATATCGAGGGAAGGAGATATAGTAGATCTGGGTGTGGAGCTTGGACTGATAGAGAGGACTGGAACCTGGTACTCCTATGGAGAAACGAGACTCGGGCAGGGAAGAGATAACGCAAAAGAGTTCTTGAAAAGGCACCCTGAAGTGGCGAGGGAGATCGAAAACAAGATCCTTGCTCATTACGGGCTTTTAAGGAGCGAGGCGTGA